In Streptomyces sp. NBC_01717, one DNA window encodes the following:
- a CDS encoding sensor histidine kinase encodes MTETTKTRSPEFRLAAGAIGGLRQDLFHDAFDYRPLPPMRTDGTLTRRLSERMRARAARTPHALVGLAALITALIGIGAAGGAGPWSGIEIVLAGLLPALTVAMTLFRPVGAFWMSMALTPVTAAIAGGEWPWVPSMFFSHLVVLVVVAARTRPRTAAWMWLLTLVLGSFLENFGWHYSSTTGPMAVASAFALLVVTVVQTRREAEREVTVQRTVTAVERDRRTLLEERTTIARELHDVVAHHMSVVAIQAEAAPYRVENPPPELEQAFVTIRENAVAALTELRRVLGVVRAEDYEAPDAPQPTLAELDGLLANVADAGLVAEKTVTGAVRELPQGVELSAYRIIQEALSNTLRHAPGATAKVEIGYVLGGLGLRVVNGPPTGPVKPSPGAGHGITGMRERVAMLNGEMTAETTTDGGYEIAVFIPVPPAQEPTQSETS; translated from the coding sequence GTGACCGAGACCACCAAGACCAGAAGCCCAGAGTTCCGGCTGGCCGCAGGGGCGATAGGCGGCCTGCGGCAGGACCTCTTCCATGACGCGTTCGACTACCGTCCGCTGCCGCCCATGCGGACCGACGGGACGCTGACCCGGCGGCTGTCCGAGCGGATGCGCGCGCGGGCCGCCCGGACGCCGCACGCACTGGTCGGGCTGGCCGCGCTGATCACGGCCCTCATAGGCATCGGCGCGGCGGGCGGCGCCGGGCCCTGGTCCGGGATCGAGATCGTCCTGGCCGGGCTGCTCCCGGCGCTGACCGTCGCGATGACGCTGTTCCGGCCGGTCGGCGCGTTCTGGATGTCGATGGCGCTCACTCCGGTGACCGCCGCGATCGCCGGCGGCGAATGGCCGTGGGTGCCGAGCATGTTCTTCTCGCACCTGGTGGTGCTCGTCGTGGTCGCGGCCCGGACCCGGCCGCGTACCGCCGCCTGGATGTGGCTCCTGACCCTGGTGCTCGGCAGCTTCCTGGAGAACTTCGGCTGGCACTACTCGTCGACCACCGGGCCCATGGCCGTGGCCTCCGCGTTCGCCCTGCTCGTGGTGACCGTCGTGCAGACCCGCCGGGAGGCGGAGCGCGAGGTGACCGTGCAGCGCACCGTCACCGCCGTGGAACGCGACCGGCGCACGCTGCTGGAGGAGCGCACCACCATCGCCCGCGAGCTGCACGACGTGGTCGCCCACCACATGTCGGTCGTCGCGATCCAGGCCGAGGCCGCCCCGTACCGGGTGGAGAACCCGCCGCCCGAGCTGGAGCAGGCCTTCGTCACCATCCGGGAGAACGCCGTCGCCGCCCTCACCGAACTGCGCCGGGTCCTCGGCGTCGTACGGGCCGAGGACTACGAGGCGCCGGACGCCCCGCAGCCCACCCTCGCCGAGCTGGACGGACTGCTCGCCAATGTGGCGGACGCGGGCCTGGTGGCGGAGAAGACCGTCACCGGTGCGGTACGCGAACTGCCCCAGGGCGTCGAGCTGTCGGCGTACCGGATCATCCAGGAAGCCCTCAGCAACACGTTGCGGCACGCGCCCGGCGCCACCGCCAAGGTCGAGATCGGCTATGTGCTCGGCGGACTCGGACTGCGGGTCGTCAACGGACCGCCGACCGGCCCGGTGAAGCCCTCGCCGGGCGCCGGGCACGGCATCACGGGGATGCGGGAGCGGGTCGCCATGCTGAACGGCGAGATGACCGCCGAGACGACCACGGACGGCGGGTACGAGATCGCCGTTTTCATCCCCGTACCGCCGGCCCAGGAACCGACGCAGAGCGAGACCTCATGA
- a CDS encoding tryptophan 2,3-dioxygenase family protein has protein sequence MSTIHPDPEATGADTPHLDFAGTTPYEDYVQADVLTHLQHLRSDDPGEMVFLVTTQVMELWFTVIVHEWETAAHALREDRLPVARDALKRSVRELEALNASWTPLAQLTPAQFNSYRAALGEGSGFQSAMYRRMEFLLGDKSASMLVPHRGAPRVHAELEKALAEPSLYDEVLALLARRGHGVPQSVLGRDLTQKYEPSPEVEAVWTEIYSDPERYDDLVRLGEALTDVGELVWRWRNDHLVATRRAMGSKTGTGGSAGVAWLEKRATKNVFPELWTARSHV, from the coding sequence ATGTCGACGATCCACCCCGACCCCGAAGCCACCGGTGCGGACACCCCGCACCTGGACTTCGCGGGAACGACTCCGTACGAGGACTACGTCCAGGCGGATGTCCTGACCCACCTCCAGCACCTGCGCTCCGACGATCCGGGCGAGATGGTCTTCCTGGTCACCACCCAGGTCATGGAACTGTGGTTCACGGTCATCGTCCATGAGTGGGAGACCGCGGCGCACGCCCTGCGGGAGGACCGGCTGCCGGTCGCGCGCGATGCGCTGAAGCGGTCGGTACGGGAACTGGAGGCGCTCAACGCGTCCTGGACGCCGCTCGCCCAGCTCACCCCCGCCCAGTTCAACTCCTACCGCGCCGCACTCGGCGAGGGTTCCGGCTTCCAGTCGGCGATGTACCGGCGGATGGAGTTCCTGCTCGGCGACAAGTCCGCGTCCATGCTCGTACCGCACCGGGGCGCGCCCCGCGTCCATGCCGAGCTGGAGAAGGCGCTCGCCGAGCCGAGCCTGTACGACGAGGTGCTCGCCCTGCTCGCCCGGCGCGGCCACGGGGTGCCGCAGTCCGTGCTCGGCCGCGACCTGACGCAGAAGTACGAGCCGTCCCCCGAGGTCGAGGCCGTCTGGACGGAGATCTACTCCGACCCCGAGCGGTACGACGATCTCGTCCGGCTCGGCGAGGCGCTCACCGACGTCGGCGAACTCGTGTGGCGCTGGCGCAACGACCACCTCGTCGCCACCCGGCGCGCGATGGGCTCGAAGACCGGCACCGGCGGCTCCGCCGGGGTCGCGTGGCTGGAGAAGCGGGCCACGAAGAACGTGTTCCCCGAACTGTGGACGGCGCGCAGCCATGTCTGA
- a CDS encoding response regulator, whose protein sequence is MNDIRVLIVDDQMMVREGFSVLLGAMPGIEVVGEAVDGRQAIAQAAALRPDVVLMDIRMPELNGIEATREIVANDAAAKVLVLTTFDLDEYVYQALRAGASGFLLKDASARQLADGVRVVAAGEALLAPTVTKRLITEFSRLAGAPRPPALARIGDLTERETEVLVLIAQGLSNAEIASHLVVAESTIKTHVSRILVKLGLRDRTQAAVFAYEARLVTPA, encoded by the coding sequence ATGAACGACATCCGTGTCCTGATCGTCGACGACCAGATGATGGTCCGCGAGGGGTTCTCGGTACTCCTGGGGGCGATGCCGGGCATCGAGGTCGTCGGCGAGGCGGTCGACGGCCGGCAGGCCATCGCCCAGGCCGCCGCGCTGCGGCCCGACGTGGTGCTGATGGACATCCGGATGCCGGAGCTCAACGGCATCGAGGCGACCCGTGAGATCGTCGCGAACGACGCGGCCGCCAAGGTGCTCGTGCTGACCACGTTCGACCTCGACGAGTACGTGTACCAGGCGCTGCGCGCCGGGGCGTCCGGGTTCCTGCTCAAGGACGCCTCCGCCCGGCAGCTCGCCGACGGGGTACGGGTGGTGGCGGCCGGGGAGGCGCTGCTGGCGCCGACCGTCACAAAGCGGCTGATCACCGAGTTCTCCCGGCTCGCGGGGGCCCCGCGGCCGCCCGCGCTCGCCCGGATCGGCGATCTGACGGAGCGCGAGACGGAGGTGCTCGTCCTCATCGCTCAGGGCCTGTCGAACGCGGAGATCGCCTCGCATCTGGTGGTCGCCGAGTCCACCATCAAGACGCATGTGAGCCGCATCCTGGTGAAGCTGGGGCTGCGGGACCGTACGCAGGCGGCGGTGTTCGCGTACGAGGCGAGGCTGGTCACCCCGGCCTGA
- a CDS encoding MalY/PatB family protein — protein MSANEHEEPTVQANARYDFDTVIDRRGTWCVQWDGVADRFGVDGLLPFTISDMDFETAPEVLTALRTRLDHGVLGYTSWQQDDFRSAIAHWYETRYGTELDTGRLVYGPSVLSQFSQLLQMWTAEGDGVVVHTPTYDGFRKAITGLGRELRGVPLGDTGALERELARPDAKVLVLCSPHNPTGRVWTEPELVDMAALAAQHGVAVISDEIHADFVHDGHRHVPWTRVAGDARWAVISSASKSFNFPALTGSYGIIGDPADRTEFLRRMETAEGLASPAVLSLTAHIAAYRQGGPWLDAVRVYVAGNLALVAERLNAAFPELSWQPPQAGYLAWIDLRPLGVDDEALQRVLIEREKVAIMPGAVYGAEGFLRLNVGCPRSKVEAGVDALVRALEAVR, from the coding sequence ATGTCCGCGAACGAGCACGAGGAGCCCACTGTGCAAGCGAACGCGCGCTATGACTTCGACACCGTCATCGACCGCAGGGGCACCTGGTGTGTCCAGTGGGACGGGGTCGCCGACCGGTTCGGTGTCGACGGGCTGCTCCCGTTCACCATCTCCGACATGGACTTCGAGACGGCCCCCGAGGTCCTGACCGCACTGCGGACCCGCCTCGACCACGGCGTACTCGGCTACACCAGCTGGCAGCAGGACGACTTCCGGTCGGCGATCGCGCACTGGTACGAGACCCGGTACGGCACCGAGCTGGACACCGGCCGGCTGGTCTACGGCCCGTCCGTGCTCAGCCAGTTCTCGCAGCTCCTCCAGATGTGGACGGCCGAGGGCGACGGCGTGGTCGTCCACACCCCCACGTACGACGGCTTCCGCAAGGCGATCACCGGCCTCGGCCGCGAGCTGCGGGGCGTGCCGCTGGGGGACACCGGGGCACTGGAACGGGAACTGGCCCGCCCCGACGCGAAGGTGCTGGTGCTCTGCTCGCCGCACAACCCGACGGGCCGGGTGTGGACGGAGCCCGAGCTGGTCGACATGGCCGCTCTGGCCGCGCAACACGGGGTCGCGGTGATCAGCGACGAGATCCATGCGGACTTCGTGCACGACGGCCACCGGCATGTGCCGTGGACGCGGGTGGCCGGTGACGCCCGCTGGGCGGTGATCTCGTCCGCGTCCAAGTCCTTCAACTTCCCGGCGCTGACCGGCTCGTACGGCATCATCGGCGATCCGGCCGACCGGACGGAGTTCCTGCGCCGCATGGAAACGGCGGAGGGCCTGGCCTCCCCGGCGGTGCTGTCGCTCACCGCGCACATAGCCGCGTACCGGCAGGGCGGGCCGTGGCTGGACGCGGTACGCGTGTACGTGGCCGGGAACCTGGCCCTGGTCGCGGAGCGCCTGAACGCGGCGTTCCCCGAACTGTCCTGGCAGCCCCCGCAGGCCGGCTATCTGGCGTGGATCGATCTGCGCCCCCTGGGTGTGGACGACGAGGCGCTGCAGCGGGTGCTGATCGAGCGCGAGAAGGTCGCGATCATGCCGGGTGCGGTGTACGGAGCCGAGGGGTTCCTGCGGCTGAACGTGGGGTGCCCGCGGAGCAAGGTCGAGGCGGGCGTGGACGCGCTGGTGCGGGCGCTGGAGGCCGTGAGGTAG
- a CDS encoding alpha/beta hydrolase family protein gives MSDSAARDRDAVETESAFSHPAVAPDASAAYGDHPDQVIDFYAPRDGRAGAPVVVVLHGGAWRGPYDRLHVTPFADFLARRGFAVANVEYRRGSELPQQRGSGPVAGRWPETFDDVAAAMDALPGLLAVALPEADARRIVVTGHSAGGQLALWAAARHVLPQGSPWRLASAPPLRGVVALAPIADFATAVELDVCTGAVGQLLGREADFAARSPYADPAALLPTGIATAVVQGRTDLTVPHAVAEAFVDAAAKAGETVGLTLLEEVGHFPLIDPAADACAVVAEEIAQLAW, from the coding sequence ATGTCGGATTCCGCCGCGCGTGATCGGGACGCAGTCGAGACCGAGTCGGCCTTCTCGCATCCGGCCGTCGCCCCCGACGCTTCGGCCGCCTACGGCGACCATCCCGACCAGGTGATCGACTTCTACGCTCCGCGCGACGGGCGGGCCGGGGCACCCGTCGTGGTCGTCCTGCACGGTGGTGCGTGGCGGGGGCCGTACGACCGGCTCCATGTGACGCCGTTCGCGGACTTCCTGGCCCGGCGCGGGTTCGCCGTCGCCAACGTCGAGTACCGGCGGGGCAGCGAGCTCCCGCAGCAGCGGGGTTCCGGCCCGGTCGCGGGCCGCTGGCCGGAGACCTTCGACGATGTCGCCGCGGCGATGGACGCGTTGCCCGGACTGCTGGCCGTCGCGCTTCCGGAGGCCGATGCGCGACGGATCGTCGTCACCGGGCACTCCGCGGGTGGGCAGCTGGCGCTGTGGGCCGCGGCCCGGCACGTACTGCCGCAGGGGTCGCCATGGCGGCTTGCCTCGGCGCCGCCGCTGCGCGGGGTCGTCGCCCTCGCGCCGATCGCCGACTTCGCCACGGCGGTGGAGCTGGATGTCTGCACCGGCGCGGTGGGTCAACTCCTGGGGCGGGAAGCGGACTTCGCCGCGCGGAGTCCGTACGCCGATCCGGCCGCGCTGCTGCCGACCGGGATCGCCACCGCGGTCGTACAGGGACGCACCGATCTGACCGTGCCGCACGCGGTCGCCGAGGCGTTCGTGGACGCGGCGGCCAAGGCGGGCGAGACGGTGGGGCTGACGCTGCTGGAGGAGGTGGGGCACTTCCCGTTGATCGATCCGGCGGCGGACGCTTGTGCGGTGGTGGCGGAGGAGATCGCCCAGCTGGCGTGGTGA
- a CDS encoding MFS transporter — MGETPAGEIRAASAPGRWVVLTTVLGSSMAMLDSTVINVALPRIGKDLGTDLAALQWTVNAYMLTLAGLILLGGALGDRYGRRRVFVVGVIWFASASLLCGIAPNAAVLVGARALQGVGGALLTPGSLALIQASFHPDDRARAVGLWSGFGGVGAAIGPFVGGYLVDGPGWRWVFLINVPVAAVCVPVALRHVPESRDPHAHGRFDVLGAVLGALALALVTYALIEAPGRGASAAVIGSAVGGVLLAVAFVQVERRRANPMLPPSVFGSRQFTAVNIVTFCVYAALGGYFFLSAIQLQVVAGYSALGAGTALLPTTVLMLLFSASSGELGQRIGPRIPLTVGPLFAAAGMLLMLRVGPGDATVSAYLQHVLPAVAVLGLGLVTLVAPLTATVLASVDTARAGLASGINNAAARAAGLMAVAALPLLAGMGPEAYRDAGEFAAAFKRAMPICAGLMVLGSVIAWATVRTPPAVRKSKARPACTVHCAVEAPPLEPARDENGGPGRT, encoded by the coding sequence ATGGGTGAGACACCGGCCGGTGAGATCCGTGCTGCCTCCGCACCCGGGCGCTGGGTCGTCCTGACCACCGTCCTCGGGTCCAGCATGGCCATGCTCGACTCCACCGTCATCAACGTCGCCCTGCCCCGCATCGGCAAGGACCTCGGCACCGACCTGGCCGCCCTTCAGTGGACCGTCAACGCCTACATGCTGACGCTCGCCGGGCTGATCCTTCTCGGTGGGGCGCTCGGGGACCGGTACGGGCGGCGAAGGGTCTTCGTCGTGGGGGTGATCTGGTTCGCCAGTGCCTCGTTGCTGTGCGGCATTGCGCCGAATGCCGCCGTTCTGGTCGGTGCCCGCGCCCTCCAGGGAGTGGGCGGGGCGCTCCTCACTCCCGGGTCGCTGGCGCTGATCCAGGCAAGTTTTCATCCGGACGACCGGGCGCGCGCGGTCGGGCTGTGGTCGGGGTTCGGTGGGGTGGGGGCCGCCATCGGGCCTTTCGTCGGGGGGTACCTCGTCGACGGCCCCGGGTGGCGGTGGGTGTTTCTGATCAATGTGCCGGTGGCCGCCGTCTGCGTGCCGGTCGCGCTGCGTCACGTACCCGAGTCGCGGGACCCCCACGCACACGGGCGCTTCGATGTTCTGGGGGCCGTGCTCGGCGCGCTGGCTCTTGCCCTGGTGACGTATGCGCTGATCGAGGCGCCCGGCCGGGGGGCGTCCGCCGCGGTGATCGGGTCGGCCGTGGGCGGGGTCCTGCTCGCGGTGGCGTTCGTGCAGGTGGAGCGGCGGCGGGCGAACCCCATGCTGCCGCCGTCGGTGTTCGGGTCCCGCCAGTTCACCGCCGTCAATATCGTCACGTTCTGTGTCTACGCGGCGCTCGGTGGCTACTTCTTCCTCTCCGCCATCCAGCTCCAGGTCGTGGCGGGGTACTCCGCCCTGGGCGCCGGGACCGCCCTCCTTCCGACCACTGTGCTGATGTTGCTGTTCTCCGCCTCGTCGGGCGAGCTGGGGCAGCGGATCGGGCCCCGTATCCCGCTCACTGTCGGGCCGCTGTTCGCCGCCGCAGGGATGCTGCTCATGCTGCGGGTGGGACCCGGCGACGCCACCGTCTCCGCGTACCTGCAGCACGTGCTGCCCGCCGTCGCCGTACTCGGCCTCGGCCTGGTCACCCTGGTGGCGCCGCTCACCGCGACCGTCCTCGCCTCCGTCGACACCGCGCGGGCCGGGCTGGCCAGCGGGATCAACAACGCCGCCGCCCGGGCCGCGGGCCTGATGGCCGTGGCCGCGCTGCCGCTGCTGGCCGGGATGGGCCCGGAGGCGTACCGCGACGCCGGTGAGTTCGCGGCGGCCTTCAAGCGGGCCATGCCGATATGTGCCGGCCTGATGGTGCTGGGCTCGGTGATCGCCTGGGCGACCGTACGGACACCGCCCGCGGTCCGGAAGAGCAAGGCGCGTCCCGCATGCACCGTGCACTGCGCTGTCGAGGCGCCTCCCCTGGAGCCCGCTCGGGACGAGAACGGGGGCCCCGGCCGGACCTGA
- a CDS encoding DUF3151 domain-containing protein: protein MSIHENLLGGPPPTHLPDDPEPRELLANGTAPADVAAKYPTSSLAWAQLADEAFEGGRVIESYAYARTGYHRGLDALRRAGWKGHGPVPFEHEPNRGFLRALHALARAAQSIGEQEEYERCSTFLRDSSPTAAEILG, encoded by the coding sequence ATGTCCATCCACGAGAACCTGCTCGGGGGACCTCCCCCGACCCACCTGCCCGACGACCCCGAGCCGCGCGAGCTCCTCGCGAACGGCACGGCCCCGGCCGATGTCGCCGCGAAGTACCCGACCTCTTCGCTGGCCTGGGCGCAGCTCGCCGACGAGGCGTTCGAGGGCGGCCGTGTCATCGAGTCGTACGCCTACGCCCGCACCGGCTACCACCGTGGCCTCGACGCACTGCGCAGGGCCGGCTGGAAGGGCCACGGGCCCGTACCGTTCGAGCACGAGCCGAACCGCGGCTTCCTGCGTGCCCTGCACGCCCTCGCGCGCGCCGCCCAGTCGATCGGTGAGCAGGAGGAGTACGAGCGCTGCTCGACGTTCCTCCGCGACTCGTCGCCGACCGCCGCCGAGATCCTGGGTTAG
- the kynU gene encoding kynureninase: MSETFAARAAALDTADELADLRKLFTLDDGVYLDGNSLGALPRHVPARVQEVLTREWGELRIRSWDESGWWTAPERIGDRIAPLVGAAAGQIVVGDSTSVNVFKAVVAASRLAPEGRDEILVDATTFPTDGYIAESAARMTGHRLVPVAPGDVPGAVGPRTAVVLLNHVDFRTGRLHDLPGLTATVHAAGGLAVWDLCHSAGALPVGLDAHGVDLAVGCTYKYLNGGPGSPAYLYVAERHQAAFDSPLPGWTSHADPFAMDPGYAPAHGSVRGRVGTPDILSMLALEAALAVWDGVPVEAVRAKSLALTDFFLECVGAYAPEGVVVPVTPQAHAERGSQVSLRCVDAGIAEPVMRALITRGVVGDLRRPDLLRFGFTPLYVGFADVERAARVLGEVLSEVSGRALDGVLGEV; this comes from the coding sequence ATGTCTGAGACCTTCGCCGCGCGGGCCGCGGCACTCGACACCGCCGACGAACTCGCGGATCTGCGCAAGCTGTTCACTCTCGACGACGGGGTGTACCTCGACGGCAACTCGCTCGGCGCGCTGCCGCGACACGTACCCGCCCGGGTGCAGGAGGTCCTCACCCGTGAGTGGGGCGAGCTGCGCATCCGGTCCTGGGACGAGAGCGGCTGGTGGACCGCGCCCGAGCGGATCGGCGACCGGATCGCCCCGCTCGTCGGGGCCGCCGCCGGACAGATCGTCGTCGGCGATTCGACGAGCGTGAACGTCTTCAAGGCCGTCGTCGCCGCGAGCCGGCTGGCGCCGGAGGGGCGCGACGAGATCCTCGTCGACGCGACGACGTTTCCCACGGACGGGTACATAGCCGAGTCCGCCGCCCGGATGACCGGGCACCGGCTCGTCCCCGTCGCACCGGGGGACGTGCCGGGCGCGGTCGGGCCCCGTACGGCGGTCGTCCTGCTCAACCACGTCGACTTCCGCACCGGCCGGCTGCACGACCTGCCCGGCCTCACCGCCACCGTGCACGCCGCGGGCGGCCTCGCCGTCTGGGACCTGTGCCACAGCGCGGGCGCGCTGCCCGTGGGACTGGACGCGCACGGGGTGGACCTGGCGGTCGGCTGTACGTACAAGTACCTGAACGGCGGGCCCGGTTCGCCCGCGTACCTGTACGTCGCCGAGCGGCATCAGGCGGCCTTCGACTCGCCGCTGCCGGGGTGGACGTCGCACGCCGACCCGTTCGCGATGGATCCCGGGTACGCGCCCGCGCACGGTTCCGTACGTGGCCGGGTCGGAACCCCCGACATCCTGTCCATGCTGGCGCTCGAAGCGGCGCTGGCCGTGTGGGACGGGGTACCGGTCGAGGCGGTACGGGCCAAGTCGCTGGCCCTGACGGACTTCTTCCTGGAGTGCGTCGGGGCGTATGCGCCCGAGGGCGTGGTCGTTCCGGTCACGCCACAGGCGCATGCGGAGCGCGGCAGCCAGGTGTCGTTGCGCTGCGTGGACGCGGGGATCGCCGAGCCGGTGATGCGTGCGCTGATCACGCGGGGTGTGGTCGGGGACCTGCGGCGGCCGGATCTGCTGAGGTTCGGGTTCACGCCGCTGTACGTGGGGTTCGCGGATGTGGAGCGGGCCGCACGGGTGCTGGGTGAGGTGCTGAGCGAGGTGTCGGGCCGGGCGCTCGACGGGGTGCTCGGCGAGGTGTGA